A region from the Lycium barbarum isolate Lr01 chromosome 8, ASM1917538v2, whole genome shotgun sequence genome encodes:
- the LOC132607681 gene encoding receptor-like cytosolic serine/threonine-protein kinase RBK2 has product LAENLIGKGGYAEVYKSCLPDGQLALVKCLNKGTQGEQDQIFLCEISTIAHVEHPNTTRMFDYGVEGGTYLVLQLSSQGSLGSFIHGSRDKLDWAAKYKIIFGIAHGLLYLHENRQKRIIHSDIKAGNILLMEEFGPQVLYWLALLNLP; this is encoded by the exons TTGGCAGAAAACTTGATTGGCAAAGGAGGATATGCTGAAGTTTACAAGAGTTGTTTGCCCGATGGTCAGCTTGCCTTGGTTAAGTGCCTCAATAAAGGTACTCAAGGCGAGCAGGATCAAATCTTCCTATGTGAAATTAGTACTATAGCACATGTAGAACATCCTAATACTACAAGGATGTTTGACTATGGAGTGGAAGGAGGCACATATCTTGTTCTTCAGTTATCTTCTCAAGGCAGCTTGGGATCATTTATTCATG GCTCAAGGGATAAGCTAGATTGGGCCGCGAAGtacaaaataatttttggaatagCACATGGCCTACTTTATCTTCATGAGAATCGCCAAAAGCGGATTATACACAGTGATATCAAAGCTGGTAATATTCTACTTATGGAAGAGTTTGGGCCTCAGGTACTATATTGGCTGGCATTATTAAATCTTCCATAA